The Devosia sp. A16 genome includes a window with the following:
- a CDS encoding HoxN/HupN/NixA family nickel/cobalt transporter, with protein MTGLLRKLGLASAAILGLAGAAQAHPHIFIDAKATIVFNDAGELTEIRNAWTFDEAFSVWQIQGLDTNNDGITSSEEMQELADENIKGLAEYNFYTSAAEYTAAGATSASLPFTEVGGAKFVFANNRSTLSFDIAPTTPYRIKDKLEIAIADPEYYVAITFHAPADVTLVNAPKGCALHMEPPRELSPDLQARLFELSPDVTQLPPDLEAAVRGSQGAIVLDCAGAAPPREASTALEAVTQVAEAKPALPFGGPPPEPGFVLPKTGFLGWVSQMQSDFYQALTAALGKLKSDYTAFWVLGGLSFLYGVFHAAGPGHGKVVIGSYMLANERQVRRGIGLSFAAAMMQSLVAVVFVGVAAAILGLSSAAMGTAVGWIEKASYGLVALLGLWLIARKLFGWGHSHDHGPDLTAKAHQHLHEDEAPRHALLNVRKQDLERGPSFNFRTGLQPADGPRLDAYGRLPGDAHYGHDHADHEAHDHDHGHHHVVTAEQTTGDWREQLGVVLGVGLRPCSGALVVLVFALSQGILLAGIAAVFLMGLGTAITVSVLAVLAVGAKGFASRYLGAEGKLGSRLVWWAELGGALVVFAFGTVLLLASF; from the coding sequence ATGACGGGTTTGTTGCGCAAGCTGGGGCTGGCTTCGGCCGCCATACTCGGTCTTGCCGGCGCGGCCCAGGCCCACCCCCATATCTTCATCGATGCCAAGGCGACCATCGTCTTCAACGATGCGGGCGAACTCACCGAGATCCGGAATGCCTGGACCTTCGACGAAGCCTTCTCGGTCTGGCAGATCCAGGGGCTCGACACCAACAATGACGGCATCACCTCGTCCGAGGAGATGCAGGAGCTCGCCGACGAGAACATCAAGGGGCTGGCGGAGTACAATTTCTACACCTCGGCCGCCGAGTACACCGCAGCCGGCGCGACCAGCGCTTCGCTGCCGTTCACCGAGGTGGGCGGCGCGAAGTTCGTCTTCGCAAACAACCGCTCGACGCTGAGTTTCGATATCGCGCCCACGACGCCGTACCGGATCAAGGACAAGCTCGAGATCGCCATCGCCGATCCCGAATATTACGTCGCCATCACCTTCCACGCTCCCGCCGACGTCACGCTGGTCAACGCTCCCAAGGGGTGCGCGCTGCACATGGAGCCGCCGCGCGAGCTGTCGCCGGATCTCCAGGCCCGCCTGTTCGAGCTGTCGCCGGATGTGACGCAGTTGCCGCCCGATCTCGAAGCGGCGGTGCGTGGTTCGCAGGGAGCGATCGTGCTCGATTGCGCCGGCGCCGCGCCGCCCAGGGAAGCGTCGACGGCGCTCGAAGCGGTGACCCAGGTGGCGGAAGCCAAGCCGGCCCTGCCGTTCGGCGGGCCGCCGCCGGAGCCGGGCTTCGTGCTGCCCAAAACCGGGTTCCTGGGCTGGGTGTCGCAGATGCAGTCGGACTTCTACCAGGCGCTGACGGCGGCGCTGGGCAAGCTCAAGTCCGATTATACCGCCTTCTGGGTGCTGGGTGGGCTGAGCTTTCTCTATGGCGTATTCCACGCCGCCGGGCCGGGGCACGGCAAGGTGGTGATCGGCTCCTATATGCTGGCCAACGAACGGCAGGTGCGGCGCGGCATCGGGCTCAGCTTTGCCGCCGCGATGATGCAGTCGCTGGTCGCGGTGGTGTTCGTGGGGGTCGCCGCGGCGATCCTGGGGCTGTCGAGCGCCGCCATGGGCACCGCGGTGGGCTGGATCGAGAAGGCCTCGTATGGCCTCGTGGCGCTGCTCGGCCTGTGGCTGATTGCGCGCAAGCTGTTCGGTTGGGGCCATTCGCACGACCATGGACCTGACCTGACGGCCAAGGCGCACCAGCACCTGCACGAGGATGAAGCGCCAAGGCACGCCCTGCTCAATGTTCGCAAACAAGACCTGGAGCGCGGACCCAGTTTCAACTTCCGCACCGGCCTGCAGCCGGCGGATGGACCGCGGCTCGACGCCTATGGCCGCCTGCCGGGCGACGCGCATTACGGGCACGACCACGCCGACCACGAAGCGCACGACCACGACCATGGCCATCACCACGTGGTGACGGCAGAACAGACCACCGGCGACTGGCGCGAACAGCTCGGCGTGGTGCTCGGCGTGGGGCTCCGTCCCTGCTCGGGGGCGCTGGTGGTGCTGGTGTTCGCGCTGAGCCAGGGCATCCTTTTGGCGGGCATCGCCGCGGTGTTCCTGATGGGGCTCGGCACGGCGATCACCGTGTCGGTGCTGGCCGTGCTGGCGGTCGGCGCCAAGGGCTTTGCCAGCCGGTATCTCGGCGCCGAAGGCAAGCTTGGCAGCCGGCTGGTATGGTGGGCGGAACTGGGCGGCGCGCTCGTGGTGTTCGCCTTCGGCACAGTGCTGTTGCTCGCCAGTTTCTGA
- a CDS encoding LysR family transcriptional regulator — protein sequence MSQDLARIRAFVQVFDAGGFSSAARQHGRSKALLSKYVTDLEDYLGVRLMNRTTRKLSLTEAGEAYYREASQLLQQLDDLDATISDQTAEPRGLVRVSAPRNLGETTLAPAIFAFIAKNPLMSVDLRLEDRYVDLVEESVDVALRISTMADSSLIARKISDMRHVICAAPSLVKRVGTPTSGEALRNMPCVLDTNMPSHSSWRFIENGQPVSVHVSGPARVNSPVAAMQAALAGLGFAVLPTYLAEPLIAEGRLVRVLEDRMPEGPSLMAVYPHRRHLAGKVRALIDHLVAWFADNPVK from the coding sequence ATGAGCCAGGACCTCGCCCGCATCCGGGCCTTCGTGCAGGTGTTCGATGCTGGGGGCTTCTCCTCGGCGGCGCGGCAGCACGGCCGCTCCAAGGCGCTGCTGTCGAAATACGTCACCGACCTCGAGGACTATCTCGGGGTACGGCTGATGAACCGGACGACCCGCAAACTCAGCCTGACCGAAGCCGGCGAGGCCTATTATCGCGAGGCGAGCCAGCTGCTGCAGCAGCTCGACGACCTCGACGCGACGATCTCGGACCAGACCGCCGAGCCGCGCGGCCTGGTGCGGGTGTCGGCACCGCGCAACCTGGGCGAAACCACGCTGGCGCCGGCGATCTTCGCTTTCATCGCCAAAAACCCGCTGATGTCGGTCGATCTCAGGCTCGAGGATCGCTATGTCGACCTGGTCGAGGAGAGCGTCGACGTGGCGCTACGCATCTCGACCATGGCGGATTCCTCGCTGATCGCCCGCAAGATTTCCGATATGCGCCACGTGATCTGTGCCGCGCCGAGCCTCGTCAAACGGGTGGGCACGCCAACCTCGGGCGAAGCGCTGCGCAACATGCCGTGCGTACTCGACACCAATATGCCTTCGCACAGCTCGTGGCGCTTCATCGAGAATGGCCAGCCCGTCTCGGTGCATGTCTCCGGTCCCGCGCGGGTCAATTCTCCGGTGGCCGCCATGCAGGCGGCGCTCGCCGGCCTTGGGTTCGCCGTATTGCCGACCTACCTCGCTGAGCCGCTGATCGCCGAGGGGCGGCTGGTGCGCGTGCTCGAGGACAGGATGCCCGAGGGTCCGAGCCTGATGGCCGTCTATCCGCATCGGCGGCACCTTGCCGGCAAGGTTCGCGCGCTGATCGACCATCTGGTCGCCTGGTTCGCCGACAACCCGGTGAAGTAA
- a CDS encoding MarR family winged helix-turn-helix transcriptional regulator, with protein sequence MSLEPTLKSIYPPMTKPEARSTLYRLIEAGQLAHKALLVPLLDRGLEPGDDAVIFVLHAELGATEAALAEHLGLEPEALQPRLQRLIERDIVARQAIGPDLTEGLALTERGARIRDVLAANWEQLEEALFADLDAKKRKGLSKALRRFVELLRLA encoded by the coding sequence ATGTCGCTCGAACCCACCTTGAAGTCTATCTATCCACCCATGACCAAACCCGAAGCCCGTTCAACGCTTTACCGGCTGATCGAAGCCGGCCAGCTGGCCCACAAGGCGCTGCTGGTGCCGCTGCTCGACCGCGGGCTGGAGCCAGGCGACGATGCGGTGATCTTCGTGCTGCATGCCGAATTGGGAGCCACCGAAGCCGCCTTGGCCGAGCATCTGGGGCTGGAGCCCGAGGCGTTGCAGCCCCGGCTGCAGCGGCTGATCGAGCGGGACATCGTGGCCCGCCAGGCCATCGGCCCCGACCTGACCGAGGGCCTCGCCCTCACCGAACGCGGCGCCCGCATCCGCGACGTGCTGGCCGCCAACTGGGAACAGCTCGAGGAAGCGCTGTTCGCCGACCTGGACGCCAAGAAACGCAAGGGTCTGAGCAAGGCGCTGAGGCGCTTCGTCGAGCTGCTGCGGCTGGCTTAG
- the modB gene encoding molybdate ABC transporter permease subunit, protein MLDASEIVQPVGLTLTLALIVTLILVVLGTPIAWWLCRTRSPLQPAVAAVVSLPLVLPPTVLGFYLLLAFGPNGPGGLLAPLWGARTLAFSFEGLVIASVLYSLPFMVQPLRTAFEALGDEPLEAAATLGAGRWTTFFRVVIPLSRTGYLTGAILTFAHTVGEFGVVLMIGGNIPGKTKLVSMAIYDFVERLEWDKAHILAGGMVVFAFVVITAVMLLDRRVGRVAG, encoded by the coding sequence ATGCTCGATGCCAGTGAGATCGTACAGCCCGTCGGGCTGACGCTGACGCTGGCGCTGATCGTCACGCTGATCCTCGTGGTGCTCGGCACGCCGATCGCCTGGTGGCTGTGCCGGACACGATCGCCGCTGCAACCGGCGGTGGCGGCAGTGGTATCGCTGCCGCTGGTGCTGCCGCCCACGGTGCTCGGCTTCTACCTGCTGCTGGCGTTCGGGCCGAATGGTCCCGGCGGGCTGCTGGCGCCGCTCTGGGGCGCTCGCACGCTGGCCTTTTCGTTCGAGGGGCTGGTGATTGCCTCGGTGCTCTATTCGCTGCCGTTCATGGTGCAGCCGCTGCGCACCGCCTTCGAGGCGCTGGGCGACGAGCCGCTCGAGGCGGCGGCGACGCTCGGGGCAGGGCGATGGACGACGTTCTTCCGCGTGGTGATCCCGCTGTCGCGTACCGGCTATCTCACCGGCGCCATCCTGACCTTCGCGCATACGGTGGGCGAGTTCGGCGTGGTGCTGATGATCGGCGGCAATATCCCCGGCAAGACCAAGCTGGTGTCGATGGCGATCTACGATTTCGTCGAGCGGCTGGAATGGGACAAGGCCCATATCCTCGCCGGCGGCATGGTGGTGTTCGCCTTCGTGGTGATCACCGCGGTGATGCTGCTGGACCGGCGGGTGGGGCGGGTGGCGGGCTAG
- the modA gene encoding molybdate ABC transporter substrate-binding protein: MRRTILLLAVSLSVLAGAPAFAADVSAAVAANFTKPAEELGAAFTAQSGDSVTFSFGASGALYTQISQGAPFEVFLSADDKRPAQAVKEGFGVDGTVFTYAVGKVVLYSPLLDLTDGAAVLKANAFQHLSVADPKTAPYGAAAMETLDKLGLTEALSGKIVTGENISQALQFIDSANAELGFVALSQVIDKPGREVWHVPAEDYTPILQDAVLLKPGETDPAAAAFLEFLKSDEARAIIEKYGYEVGSGQ; encoded by the coding sequence ATGCGTCGGACCATCCTTCTGCTTGCCGTCAGCCTGTCGGTGCTGGCGGGCGCGCCGGCCTTTGCTGCCGATGTCAGCGCCGCCGTGGCCGCCAACTTCACCAAGCCGGCGGAAGAGCTGGGCGCCGCCTTCACGGCGCAGAGCGGCGACAGCGTGACCTTCAGCTTCGGCGCCAGTGGGGCGCTCTACACCCAGATCAGCCAGGGCGCGCCGTTCGAGGTGTTCCTGTCGGCCGACGACAAGCGGCCGGCACAGGCGGTGAAGGAGGGTTTCGGTGTGGACGGGACGGTGTTCACTTATGCGGTGGGCAAGGTGGTGCTCTACTCGCCTTTGCTCGATCTCACCGATGGTGCAGCGGTGCTGAAGGCCAATGCGTTTCAGCACCTGTCGGTCGCCGACCCCAAGACGGCGCCCTATGGCGCCGCGGCGATGGAAACGCTGGACAAGCTGGGGCTCACCGAGGCGCTGAGCGGAAAGATCGTCACCGGCGAGAATATCAGCCAGGCGCTGCAGTTCATCGACTCGGCCAATGCCGAACTCGGCTTCGTGGCCCTGAGCCAGGTGATCGATAAGCCAGGCCGCGAGGTGTGGCACGTTCCGGCCGAGGACTACACCCCGATCCTGCAGGATGCGGTGCTGCTGAAGCCAGGTGAGACCGATCCGGCGGCCGCGGCATTCCTCGAATTCTTGAAGAGCGACGAAGCGCGCGCCATCATCGAGAAATACGGCTACGAGGTCGGCTCGGGTCAGTGA
- a CDS encoding winged helix-turn-helix domain-containing protein — protein sequence MKRTSPTIGLSHLRITLSDSFYIGPGRADLMELIAETGSISEAAKRMGMSYKRAWGLVQALNEGFGAPLVEASRGGAAQGASLTAAGREVLERYRGMQEATRKAIARDVEALIALHTDMSNRK from the coding sequence GTGAAAAGGACTAGTCCGACCATCGGCCTCTCGCACCTCCGCATCACGCTGTCGGACAGCTTCTACATCGGTCCCGGGCGCGCCGACCTGATGGAGCTGATTGCCGAAACCGGCTCGATCTCCGAGGCGGCCAAGCGAATGGGAATGTCATACAAGCGGGCCTGGGGCCTGGTGCAGGCACTCAACGAGGGGTTTGGCGCGCCGCTGGTCGAGGCGTCGCGTGGCGGCGCCGCGCAGGGGGCCTCGTTGACCGCCGCAGGCCGCGAGGTGCTGGAGCGCTATCGCGGAATGCAGGAGGCGACGCGCAAGGCGATCGCCCGGGATGTCGAGGCGTTGATCGCGCTGCACACGGATATGTCCAATAGAAAATAA
- the eda gene encoding bifunctional 4-hydroxy-2-oxoglutarate aldolase/2-dehydro-3-deoxy-phosphogluconate aldolase, with protein sequence MPQDAAALRQTLSLAPVIPVIVLDDVSAARPLAEALVAGGLPVLEVTLRTPHALQIIEEMAKVPGAVVGSGTVRSPLQMGHSVDAGCQFMVSPGASPRLLEAAEEHRIPLLPGIGTPTEAMTASEHGYSFLKFFPAEALGGVKVLKAYASPLADITFCPTGGIDMAKAKEYLALPNVICVGGSWIMPADAIANKDWKRIETLAREAAGLKG encoded by the coding sequence ATGCCGCAAGACGCCGCCGCCCTTCGCCAGACTCTTTCGCTTGCGCCGGTGATTCCGGTGATCGTGCTGGACGATGTTTCGGCGGCCCGCCCACTGGCCGAAGCGCTGGTCGCCGGCGGCCTGCCGGTGCTGGAAGTGACGCTCAGGACCCCGCATGCGCTGCAGATCATCGAGGAAATGGCCAAGGTGCCGGGCGCGGTGGTCGGCTCGGGCACGGTGCGTTCGCCGCTGCAGATGGGGCACTCCGTCGATGCCGGCTGTCAGTTCATGGTGTCGCCGGGCGCCTCGCCGCGCCTGCTCGAAGCTGCCGAAGAGCACAGGATCCCGCTGCTGCCCGGCATCGGCACGCCGACCGAGGCGATGACCGCCTCGGAACATGGTTACTCGTTCCTCAAGTTCTTCCCGGCCGAGGCGCTAGGCGGGGTCAAGGTGCTGAAGGCCTATGCCAGCCCGCTCGCCGACATCACCTTCTGCCCGACCGGCGGCATCGACATGGCCAAGGCGAAGGAATACCTGGCGCTCCCCAACGTGATCTGCGTCGGCGGCTCGTGGATCATGCCGGCCGATGCGATTGCCAACAAGGATTGGAAGCGGATCGAGACGCTGGCGCGGGAAGCGGCGGGGTTGAAGGGCTGA
- the nadA gene encoding quinolinate synthase NadA, with protein MNALTPLEEARAILAESFDLKFTKAVERVTSRVYERVKDRIPEIEWPFYAPLILQINRLKKEKDAVILAHNYQSPQIYHGVADIVGDSLQLAIEATTVKQSIIVQCGVHFMAETSKLLNPKKTVLIPDSRAGCSLASSITPEDVIAMRAQYPGVPVITYVNTSAAVKAVTDVCCTSSNAADIVNGVAGDTVIMIPDQYLARNTAKKTQKKVITWAGSCEVHETFTAADIAELRHAYPTAKIIAHPECPPEVIDAVDFAGSTAAMIDYVKTEKPPRVVMVTECSMSDNVASEATGVDFLRGCNICPHMKRINLENVLWSLHTMTEEVTVAEELLEPARAAVQRMIDFSKKRD; from the coding sequence ATCAATGCTCTCACCCCGCTGGAGGAGGCTCGCGCCATCCTCGCGGAAAGTTTCGACCTCAAGTTCACCAAGGCGGTTGAGCGTGTGACGTCGCGCGTCTACGAGCGGGTGAAGGATCGCATCCCCGAGATCGAATGGCCCTTCTATGCGCCGCTGATCCTGCAGATCAACCGGCTGAAGAAGGAGAAGGATGCCGTCATCCTCGCCCACAACTATCAGTCCCCGCAGATCTATCACGGCGTCGCCGATATCGTCGGCGACAGCCTGCAGCTCGCCATCGAAGCCACCACGGTCAAGCAGTCGATCATCGTGCAGTGCGGCGTGCACTTCATGGCCGAGACGTCGAAGCTCTTGAATCCCAAGAAGACCGTGCTGATCCCCGACAGCCGCGCCGGCTGCTCGCTCGCCTCTTCCATCACGCCCGAGGACGTCATCGCCATGCGCGCCCAGTATCCGGGCGTGCCGGTGATCACCTACGTCAACACCTCCGCGGCGGTGAAGGCGGTAACCGATGTCTGCTGCACCTCGTCGAACGCGGCCGACATCGTCAACGGCGTCGCCGGCGACACGGTGATCATGATCCCCGATCAGTATCTGGCGCGCAACACTGCCAAGAAGACGCAGAAGAAGGTCATCACCTGGGCCGGCTCCTGCGAAGTGCACGAGACCTTCACCGCCGCCGACATTGCCGAACTGCGCCACGCCTATCCGACGGCCAAGATCATCGCCCACCCCGAGTGCCCGCCCGAGGTGATCGATGCGGTGGATTTCGCCGGCTCGACCGCAGCGATGATCGACTACGTCAAGACCGAGAAGCCGCCGCGCGTGGTGATGGTCACCGAATGCTCGATGTCCGACAACGTGGCCTCCGAAGCGACCGGCGTCGATTTCCTGCGTGGCTGCAACATTTGCCCGCACATGAAGCGCATCAACCTCGAGAACGTGCTGTGGTCGCTCCACACCATGACCGAGGAGGTGACCGTGGCCGAGGAACTGCTCGAACCCGCCCGCGCCGCCGTGCAGCGGATGATCGATTTTTCCAAGAAGCGGGACTAG
- a CDS encoding YegP family protein — MPHSFKITAAKGGQFVAKFVYNAETIFWSENYAGKASAKNCIESLKKNAPGASVVDLTKEEAGKGYRFELVASKDGQTFVRFVAANNETMVRTETYKSKSSAKNAIESLKKRAAETPVVDEA; from the coding sequence GTGCCACATAGCTTCAAGATCACCGCTGCCAAGGGCGGCCAGTTCGTCGCCAAGTTCGTCTACAACGCCGAGACCATCTTCTGGTCCGAGAACTACGCGGGCAAGGCGAGCGCCAAGAACTGCATCGAGTCGCTGAAGAAGAACGCCCCGGGCGCTTCGGTCGTCGACCTGACCAAGGAAGAGGCCGGCAAGGGCTACCGCTTCGAACTTGTTGCCTCCAAGGATGGCCAGACCTTCGTGCGTTTCGTCGCTGCCAACAACGAGACCATGGTGCGCACCGAGACCTACAAGTCGAAGTCCAGCGCCAAAAACGCCATCGAATCGCTTAAGAAGCGCGCCGCAGAAACCCCGGTGGTCGACGAGGCCTGA
- a CDS encoding L-aspartate oxidase: MTITDNVLNADGALIVGAGLAGLFCALKLAPRPVTVISPVPLGNGASSAWAQGGVAAAVGPGDTSHAHAVDTEIAGAGIVDEDEAESVTAEAAARIEDLARWGTPFDRDELGHYVLSKEAAHSRNRVVRVEGDRAGYAIMQAIIAEVRKTPSIRIVEGLTVVDLARADGRIIGVYARKLGDRYAEPVLVRARATVLAAGGLGGLYAVTTNPPGVRGHAMGMAARAGALIADPEFVQFHPTAIATGADPAPLATEALRGEGAILVNDLGERFMLAVHPDAELAPRDIVARANYRQIKGGRKVFLDTREAIGERILTAFPTVAKYCADFGIDPVTQLIPVTPAAHYHMGGVKVEANGRTSLPGLWAAGECSSTGLHGANRLASNSLLEAVVYGARIAADISGLEPLRSPLAPFPGIGWDPVEGEAVEERLRNHVSVKELRRTMTDLVGVERNAADLRTALRRIAEIEATAQGVTRSFLNMTTSATLVAAGALKREESRGGHFRTDFPEPRPEWEHHTEMTLDDALAIRAGA; encoded by the coding sequence ATGACCATCACTGACAATGTCCTCAACGCCGACGGTGCGCTCATCGTCGGCGCTGGTCTTGCCGGGCTGTTCTGTGCGCTGAAGCTGGCGCCGCGCCCGGTGACCGTCATCTCCCCCGTACCGCTCGGCAATGGTGCCTCGTCCGCCTGGGCGCAGGGCGGCGTGGCCGCCGCGGTCGGGCCCGGCGATACCTCGCACGCGCATGCCGTCGATACCGAGATCGCCGGTGCCGGCATCGTCGATGAGGACGAAGCGGAATCGGTCACTGCCGAAGCGGCGGCACGCATCGAGGATCTCGCCCGCTGGGGCACCCCGTTCGATCGCGACGAACTGGGCCATTACGTGCTGAGCAAGGAGGCCGCGCACTCGCGCAACCGCGTGGTGCGCGTCGAAGGCGACCGCGCCGGTTACGCCATCATGCAGGCGATCATTGCCGAGGTGCGCAAGACCCCTTCGATCCGCATCGTCGAGGGACTCACCGTAGTCGACCTCGCCCGCGCCGATGGCCGCATCATCGGCGTCTATGCGCGGAAACTTGGCGACCGCTATGCCGAACCGGTACTGGTCAGGGCGCGCGCCACGGTGCTGGCGGCGGGTGGCCTCGGCGGCCTCTACGCCGTGACCACCAATCCACCCGGCGTGCGCGGCCACGCCATGGGGATGGCCGCTCGCGCCGGCGCGCTGATCGCCGATCCCGAGTTCGTGCAGTTCCACCCCACCGCCATCGCCACCGGCGCCGACCCGGCGCCGCTCGCCACCGAGGCGCTGCGCGGCGAGGGAGCGATCCTCGTCAACGACCTGGGCGAGCGGTTCATGCTTGCGGTGCATCCCGACGCAGAGCTGGCGCCGCGCGACATCGTCGCCCGCGCTAACTACCGGCAGATCAAGGGCGGACGAAAGGTCTTCCTCGACACCCGCGAAGCCATCGGCGAGCGTATCCTCACTGCCTTTCCGACCGTCGCCAAATACTGCGCGGACTTCGGCATCGACCCGGTCACCCAGCTGATCCCGGTCACCCCGGCGGCGCATTACCACATGGGCGGCGTCAAGGTGGAAGCCAACGGCCGCACCTCGCTGCCCGGCCTCTGGGCGGCCGGCGAATGCTCGTCGACGGGCCTGCATGGCGCGAACCGCCTCGCTTCTAACTCCCTGCTCGAGGCCGTGGTCTATGGCGCCCGCATCGCCGCCGACATTTCCGGGCTCGAGCCATTGCGCAGCCCGCTTGCCCCCTTCCCCGGCATCGGTTGGGACCCGGTCGAGGGTGAGGCCGTGGAGGAGCGGCTGCGCAACCACGTGTCGGTGAAGGAGTTGCGCCGCACCATGACCGACCTGGTCGGCGTCGAGCGCAACGCCGCAGACCTCCGCACCGCGTTGCGCCGCATCGCCGAGATCGAGGCCACGGCGCAGGGCGTCACCCGTTCGTTCCTCAACATGACCACCTCGGCGACGTTGGTGGCCGCCGGCGCCCTCAAGCGCGAGGAAAGTCGTGGCGGTCATTTCCGCACCGATTTCCCCGAGCCCCGGCCCGAGTGGGAGCACCATACCGAGATGACGCTGGACGACGCACTCGCCATCCGCGCCGGAGCCTGA
- a CDS encoding type II toxin-antitoxin system ParD family antitoxin: MPSSYTLGEHYEKFVRELVESGRYNSASEVLRDGLRLLEDAEVLRRVRTEELKQLIQEGLASGDAGPLDMEEIIAEAKRRKANRQDAA; encoded by the coding sequence ATGCCATCCAGCTACACCCTCGGTGAACACTACGAGAAGTTCGTCCGCGAGCTCGTCGAGAGCGGGCGGTACAACAGCGCCAGCGAAGTGCTGCGCGATGGGCTGCGGCTGCTTGAGGACGCCGAGGTCTTGCGAAGGGTGCGGACGGAAGAACTCAAGCAGTTGATCCAGGAGGGACTGGCCAGCGGCGATGCGGGGCCACTCGACATGGAGGAAATCATCGCGGAAGCGAAGCGGCGGAAGGCGAACCGCCAAGATGCCGCTTGA
- a CDS encoding type II toxin-antitoxin system RelE/ParE family toxin, with amino-acid sequence MPLEVRHTNAARRDLRSIWAFIATDNPSGADGQMRRIAESIWHLANTPQMGRARDDLAPKLRSFPVGRYLVFFDFDATTLRVVRVIYSARRISSEMFD; translated from the coding sequence ATGCCGCTTGAAGTCCGTCACACTAATGCTGCACGCCGCGACCTGAGAAGCATCTGGGCCTTCATAGCAACCGACAACCCGAGCGGCGCGGACGGCCAGATGCGCCGTATCGCGGAGTCGATCTGGCATCTCGCCAATACGCCGCAGATGGGACGCGCGCGAGACGACCTCGCACCAAAGCTGCGGAGCTTTCCCGTCGGTCGCTATCTCGTGTTCTTCGATTTCGACGCGACCACGCTGCGAGTGGTGCGCGTTATTTATTCTGCTCGCCGCATTTCATCCGAGATGTTCGACTGA
- a CDS encoding carbohydrate kinase family protein: protein MFVVGGESLIDLISEPVGADGVIRLVAHQGGSPYNCAIALSKLGNDTGFLCPISTDGLGTYLLAPLAEAGVKPLLAERVDAYTTLAVVTFDAKKSAQYGFYRNADRAFTREGLIAALPQRLEAFQVGGFCPIEPEDAAIWLDVAQEAARRGATLTMDPNVRPSLVPDFAGYKARLSSFLDIVNLVKVSIEDLAALEQNRAVRATELTSAEVEALVAKYTADFLGRPNCELVIVTFGEEGSRAFTRSGAARQEVYPAVPFGDTVGAGDTLMAAVLTLLDEQGNLKPGKLGAMGDAALATMLRFGAVAAGLNCRFVGCHPPTRGEVDAVLNG from the coding sequence ATGTTCGTAGTGGGTGGCGAAAGCCTGATCGACCTGATCTCGGAACCGGTCGGGGCCGATGGCGTCATCCGCCTCGTGGCGCACCAGGGCGGCTCGCCCTATAACTGCGCCATCGCGCTTTCGAAGCTCGGCAACGATACCGGCTTCCTGTGCCCAATCAGCACCGACGGGCTCGGCACCTACCTCTTGGCGCCGCTGGCGGAAGCCGGGGTGAAACCGCTGCTGGCCGAACGGGTAGACGCTTACACCACGCTGGCGGTGGTGACGTTCGACGCCAAGAAGAGCGCGCAATATGGTTTCTACCGCAACGCCGACCGCGCCTTCACCCGCGAGGGGCTGATCGCGGCGCTGCCGCAGCGGCTCGAGGCGTTCCAGGTCGGCGGCTTCTGCCCGATCGAGCCGGAGGACGCGGCAATCTGGCTGGATGTCGCCCAGGAAGCAGCGCGGCGAGGCGCGACGCTGACGATGGACCCCAATGTCCGCCCGTCGCTGGTGCCGGACTTTGCCGGCTACAAGGCGCGACTCTCGAGCTTTCTCGACATCGTCAACCTGGTGAAGGTGTCGATCGAGGATCTCGCGGCGCTGGAGCAGAACCGCGCGGTGCGGGCGACCGAGCTGACATCGGCCGAGGTCGAGGCGCTGGTGGCAAAGTACACCGCCGATTTCCTCGGCCGGCCCAATTGCGAGCTGGTGATCGTCACCTTCGGCGAGGAGGGCAGCCGCGCCTTCACCCGATCAGGTGCGGCCCGGCAGGAGGTTTACCCCGCCGTGCCGTTCGGCGACACGGTGGGCGCCGGCGACACGCTGATGGCGGCGGTGCTGACGCTGCTCGACGAGCAGGGCAACCTGAAGCCCGGCAAGCTCGGCGCCATGGGCGACGCGGCGCTGGCGACCATGCTGCGTTTCGGGGCGGTGGCCGCGGGTCTCAACTGCCGGTTCGTCGGCTGCCACCCGCCGACCCGCGGCGAAGTGGATGCGGTGCTGAATGGCTGA